Below is a window of Thermoanaerobaculia bacterium DNA.
CCGACGGCCGTCGTCGTCGCCGAGCTCGATCTCGGGGCGCTTTCCCGGTCCGGGGGCGCGGCGCGTTTCGCCGAATTCTCCCGCTTCCCGGCGGCCGATGTCGACGTGACGGTCGCGTGCGGCCCCGGGACGTCGTGGCGGGATCTCGAACGAGAGATCGCCGCCGCCCGCCTCGATCATCTCGAGGAGACCGTCCTCCTCAAGCTGTACGTCGACCCGAATCGTCCGGAAATCCGGAACGTGACGGTCCGCCTCGGCTTTCGCGCGCCCGACCGGACGCTCTCGCGGGAGGAAGTCAACCGCGAGCGCGACCGGCTCATCGAAATTTGGAAGCAGAAATTCGGAGAGAACTCATGACGACCGCAGACAACGCCAAGATCTTCGACTCGCTCGAGAAGCGCGTGGAGCGGATCCTCGGGAAGTACCGTTCGGCGACCGAGGAGAACGGGAAATTGAAGGCCCGCCTCGCCGAACGCGAGGCCGAAATCGAGAGGACGAAGGCGGAGCTCGGGACGGCCCGCAAGTCGGCCAAACGCGAGGAAGAGCTCGCCGCCGAGCTCGCCCGCCACGAGGCGGAGAACGAAAAGGTCAGAGAACGCCTGAGCCGGCTGATCGAGACTCTGGAAACGATTGACGCTGCTAAGGTTTAGCCCGTATACTTCCCGGGAGAGGAACCACGGGACATGGCGGAGAACCGGGCCAACGTCACACAGGTCGAAATCTACGGCCAGACGTATACCGTCCGGGCCGAGAGCGACAGCTCGTACGTCCGGGAACTCGCCCGATTCGTGGATGGTAAGATGCGCGAGGTGGCCGAACGGGCGGCCACGGTGGATTCCGCCAAGATCGCGATTCTGGCGGCATTGAACATCTCGGATGATTTGTACCAACGGGAGAGAAGGGGTCAGGGCGATCCGTCCAACGCGAAGGCGAGGGTGGAGCGCCTCATAAAGAAACTCGACGACGCCCTGGAGGCACGATGAGC
It encodes the following:
- a CDS encoding cell division protein ZapA translates to MAENRANVTQVEIYGQTYTVRAESDSSYVRELARFVDGKMREVAERAATVDSAKIAILAALNISDDLYQRERRGQGDPSNAKARVERLIKKLDDALEAR